A genomic window from Levilactobacillus yonginensis includes:
- the deoD gene encoding purine-nucleoside phosphorylase translates to MSNHLEAKMGDIADTVLLPGDPLRAKYIAETFLENPVCYNRVRNAFGYTGTYKGKKVSVQGTGMGIPSISIYAHELINDYGVKKLFRVGTSGGMSPDVHVRDVVLAQAATTDSSIIHNTFGGGIYYAPISDFGLLDTAYHAAQDLNIPVRVGNVLAEDRFYNDEMDRQKLVDYGVIATEMESAALFMLAAKYHVRALSVLTISNHLMTGESTSAEEREKSFNDMIKVALEAAVKG, encoded by the coding sequence ATGAGTAATCATTTGGAAGCAAAGATGGGCGACATCGCGGACACTGTTTTACTGCCAGGTGACCCATTACGGGCGAAGTATATTGCCGAAACGTTCTTAGAAAATCCAGTTTGCTATAATCGGGTTCGGAACGCCTTTGGCTACACTGGGACTTACAAGGGTAAAAAGGTTTCCGTGCAGGGTACCGGGATGGGAATTCCGTCCATCTCCATCTATGCGCATGAATTAATCAACGACTATGGTGTTAAGAAGTTGTTCCGGGTGGGAACCTCTGGTGGGATGAGTCCCGACGTTCACGTTCGTGACGTGGTGCTGGCACAGGCCGCCACGACCGACTCTTCTATTATTCACAACACATTTGGCGGCGGTATTTACTACGCGCCAATCAGTGACTTTGGTCTGTTAGACACGGCCTATCACGCTGCCCAAGACCTGAACATTCCGGTACGGGTTGGGAACGTCTTAGCTGAGGACCGGTTCTACAACGATGAAATGGATCGTCAGAAGTTGGTGGACTACGGTGTCATTGCTACGGAAATGGAATCAGCAGCGCTCTTCATGTTGGCTGCTAAGTACCACGTCCGGGCCCTTTCCGTTCTGACCATCAGCAACCACTTGATGACGGGCGAATCAACATCGGCTGAAGAACGGGAGAAATCCTTCAACGACATGATCAAGGTTGCCTTGGAGGCGGCCGTTAAAGGGTAA
- a CDS encoding sugar-binding transcriptional regulator encodes MTETTEQRLAQGLTVAKMYYQADQSQSQIAAKLGISRPTVSRLLQFAREQGLVRIQIVDPVQDVQTLEQALTAAYHVDVHVVPSRSTGADELLSAVGQYAARYLETIVKEHDVIGIGWGKTIYAIGSNLQPDTLTGVEVIQLKGSVSYSTEHTYAYESIDAFANAFHAVPQYLPLPVIFDHQQTKELVEAERHIQYLLELGRKANIAIYSVGTVRSSALVFQLGYLHADEQAFLQEHAVGDIFSRYIDENGEIVAPTLNQRTIGIDLDNLRQKAHSILVAAGDAKVPAVRAALLGGYPNCLIIDQHAAAQLLKLAPATDAVKPAVD; translated from the coding sequence ATGACGGAGACGACGGAACAGCGATTGGCTCAAGGACTAACTGTCGCGAAGATGTACTACCAAGCTGATCAAAGTCAAAGTCAGATTGCCGCTAAGTTAGGAATCTCTCGACCAACCGTGTCCCGCTTGCTACAGTTTGCGCGGGAGCAAGGGTTGGTGCGCATTCAAATCGTGGACCCCGTGCAGGACGTACAAACGCTGGAACAGGCGTTGACCGCGGCCTATCACGTCGACGTTCACGTCGTGCCTAGTCGGTCGACTGGTGCGGATGAGCTCTTAAGTGCGGTGGGGCAGTACGCCGCACGTTACTTAGAAACAATCGTGAAAGAACATGATGTGATTGGTATCGGGTGGGGCAAGACCATTTACGCAATTGGGTCAAACCTCCAGCCAGACACCCTGACCGGGGTAGAAGTCATTCAACTCAAGGGAAGTGTTAGTTATTCAACTGAGCACACCTACGCATATGAAAGCATTGACGCCTTTGCCAACGCTTTTCACGCGGTTCCTCAGTACTTGCCACTACCAGTGATTTTTGACCACCAACAAACTAAGGAATTGGTGGAAGCGGAGCGGCATATTCAGTACTTACTTGAGTTGGGACGCAAAGCTAACATTGCAATTTATTCAGTTGGTACCGTCCGAAGTAGCGCATTGGTCTTTCAGTTGGGCTACCTGCACGCTGATGAACAAGCATTTTTGCAGGAACATGCAGTGGGGGATATTTTCTCGCGCTACATCGACGAAAATGGTGAAATCGTCGCCCCAACGTTAAACCAACGGACCATTGGCATCGATCTCGATAACCTCCGGCAAAAGGCACATTCGATTCTGGTAGCTGCTGGCGACGCGAAGGTGCCGGCGGTGCGAGCAGCCTTACTAGGCGGTTATCCGAACTGCCTCATTATTGATCAACACGCAGCAGCACAACTATTGAAGCTGGCGCCCGCTACCGATGCGGTTAAGCCGGCAGTCGATTAG